The DNA sequence CGCCGACGCTCTCGGCGGCCTGATCGATCTGTTCCGGCGTGATCGGCGCACCTGACAGGCCCAGCCCGTTGACGTACTCGGCCGCGGTCGCGGCGGTGCCACCGGTCTGCGCGGTGGGTGCATTGAGCGTGAAGTACAGGTGCTGGTTGAGGATCGCCGCGGTGATGAGCGCCATGATCGCCACGAACGACTCGGTCAGCATGCCGCCGTAGCCGATCAGCCGCATCTGGCCTTCCTTCTCCAGCAGCTTGGGCGTGGTACCGGAGGAGATCAGCGAGTGGAAGCCCGACAGCGCGCCGCAGGCGATCGTGATGAACAGGAACGGGAACAGCGAGCCGGCGAAGACGGGGCCCGTACCGCTGGTGGCGAACTGCGAGATCGCGGGCGCCTCCATCACCGGACGCGCGATGAGGATGCCGACCGCCAGCAGCGCGATCGTGCCCACCTTCATGAACGTCGACAGGTAGTCCCTCGGGGCCAGCAGGAACCACACGGGCAGCACCGACGCCGCCAGCCCGTAGACGATGATGCACCAGCTCAACGCGACCGGGGAGAGGTCGAACCACGATGCGCCCCACGATGTGTGGGCCACCCAGTTGCCGGAGGCGACGGCCAGCAGCAGCAGGCCCACGCCGATCACCGACACCTCGGAGACCCGGCCCGGCCGGAGGAAGCGAAGATATATGCCCATGAAGATCGCGATCGGGATCGTCATCGCGATGGAGAACACGCCCCACGGGCTCTGTGCCAGCGCCTGAACGACGACCAGTGCCAGCACGGCCAGCAGGATGACCATGATGACGAGCACGCCGACGATCGCGGCGGCGCCACCGACGGCGCCAAGTTCGTCGCGCGCCATCTGTCCCAGCGACCGGCCGCGGCGACGGGTCGAGATCGACAGCACCAGGAAGTCCTGCACACATCCGGCGAAGACCGCACCGATGATGATCCAGATGGTGCCGGGCAGGAACCCCATCTGCATCGCGAGCACCGGACCCACCAGTGGGCCGGCACCGGCGATCGCGGCGAAGTGGTGACCGAACAGCACCCGGCGGTCGGTCGGCACATAGTCGGTGCCGTTCTCGAAAAGCTCAGCGGGCGTGGCGTGGTCGTCTCGGGGTTTGACGATCTTCATCTCGATGAACCGCGCGTAGAAGCGGAACGCCACCACGTAGGTGCAGATGGCGGCGATCACGAACCAGACGGCGTTCACGGTCTCACCGCGGAAGAACGCGATCACCGCCCAGGCGATCGCGCCGATCAGCGCGATGACGCCGAAGACGATCCGGTGTCTGGCCGTGATGGGCGACCGGTCGATGATCGCCACCGGCGGCAGCTCCTTGTCCGTGCGGACGTAGGTGACGTCGCCGACGGTCTCCTCGAAGCGCTCGGACGGTGCGGCGGTGGGTGTGGCCACGTTGCTCTCCCTCGATGGCGCGACGGTGTCGGTGTGCCTGTGGACGATCCTCGCACCGACCCGTGGGGCGGCGAGACGATTCCCGGGTTTCGCGCGGTCAAGCGCGCTCGTAGAAGGCGCGCACGGTGTCGATGGTGTCGGCCTCGGCCGGGGACTTGTCGTCCCGATAACGAACGACGCGTGCGAAACGCAGTGCCATTCCCCCGGGGTAGCGGGTCGAACCCTGTACGCCGTCGAACGCGATCTCGACGACCTGCTCCGGCCGCACCGTCACGACGTAACGGTCGGTAGGGCCGTCGGCCAACTCGAGGAACCGGGCGGTCTGCCAGTCGAGCATCGCGTCGGTCATGCCCTTGAACGTCTTGCCCAGCATCACGAAACCCCCGGTCGCCGGGTCACGCGCGCCGAGATGGATGTTGGACAGCTTGCCGGTGCGCCTGCCGTTACCCCATTCCACGGCGAGGACGACGAGATCGAGGGTGTGGACGGGTTTGACCTTCAGCCACCCCGCGCCGCGGCGGCCCGCCTCGTAGGGCGACGTGGGGGATTTGACCATCACCCCTTCGTGGCCCGCGGCGAGCGTGGCGTCGAGGAAGCGCTGCGCGGCGGCGGCGTCGTCGGTGACGAGCCGGTCGACGCGGTTCGCGGCGGGCACCAGTTCGTCGAGCACCGCGACACGTTCGAGCGTCGGCCGGTCGAGCAGGTCGGCGCCGTCGACGTGCAGCAGGTCGAAGACGAACACCGACAACGGCTGGGTGGCGCGCGCCGCGGCCCGACCGAACCGGGAGGCGGTGACCTGGAAGCGATGCGGACGGCCGTCGGGGCGCAGCGCGATCGCCTCCGCGTCGGCGATCAGATCGGTGACCGGCAGCGCGAGTGCGGCGTCGACCACCTCCGGCAACCGGTCGGTGACGTCGTCGAGCGAACGTGTGTAGACGGTGACGGCCTGACCGCTGCGGTGGATCTGCACGCGGGCGCCGTCGAGTTTGGCCTCGAACACCGCCGTGCCACCGAGCCGGTCCAGCGCGTCGGCGACGCCGGTCGCGGTCTGGGCGAGCATCGGTCCGACCGG is a window from the Mycolicibacterium litorale genome containing:
- a CDS encoding carbon starvation CstA family protein, whose translation is MATPTAAPSERFEETVGDVTYVRTDKELPPVAIIDRSPITARHRIVFGVIALIGAIAWAVIAFFRGETVNAVWFVIAAICTYVVAFRFYARFIEMKIVKPRDDHATPAELFENGTDYVPTDRRVLFGHHFAAIAGAGPLVGPVLAMQMGFLPGTIWIIIGAVFAGCVQDFLVLSISTRRRGRSLGQMARDELGAVGGAAAIVGVLVIMVILLAVLALVVVQALAQSPWGVFSIAMTIPIAIFMGIYLRFLRPGRVSEVSVIGVGLLLLAVASGNWVAHTSWGASWFDLSPVALSWCIIVYGLAASVLPVWFLLAPRDYLSTFMKVGTIALLAVGILIARPVMEAPAISQFATSGTGPVFAGSLFPFLFITIACGALSGFHSLISSGTTPKLLEKEGQMRLIGYGGMLTESFVAIMALITAAILNQHLYFTLNAPTAQTGGTAATAAEYVNGLGLSGAPITPEQIDQAAESVGEASIVSRTGGAPTLAFGMSEVLSSVFGGDTLKAFWYHFAIMFEALFILTTVDAGTRVARFMLSDGLSNLGGPLRKLKDPSWRVGAWVCSLIVVAAWGSILLMGVTDPLGGINTLFPLFGIANQLLAAIALTVVTVVVLKKGYLKWAWIPGIPLVWDLVITLTASWQKIFSGDPKVGYWTQHFQYKSALAQGEESFGAAKNPDQINDVIRNTFIQGTLSIVFAVLVLIVFAAGVVMAVRALRGTASPTTEEEPLPSRIFGPSGLHTTAQEKEVAKQWDALPGSHARSVGTSPH
- a CDS encoding ATP-dependent DNA ligase, with the translated sequence MLLVDVATASAGVGATSSRLAKTAAIAELLSRAGTEQDARLVTVTVAWLSGELPQRQIGVGWAALRSLPEPAAAPTLTVPAVDAAFTEIGAVAGKGSQARRAALLADLFAAATDVEQTFLRRLLTGELRQGALIGVMADAVAKAAGVPAVAVRRAAMLAGDLPSVAAAVLTGGDAALAQFTLRVGRPVGPMLAQTATGVADALDRLGGTAVFEAKLDGARVQIHRSGQAVTVYTRSLDDVTDRLPEVVDAALALPVTDLIADAEAIALRPDGRPHRFQVTASRFGRAAARATQPLSVFVFDLLHVDGADLLDRPTLERVAVLDELVPAANRVDRLVTDDAAAAQRFLDATLAAGHEGVMVKSPTSPYEAGRRGAGWLKVKPVHTLDLVVLAVEWGNGRRTGKLSNIHLGARDPATGGFVMLGKTFKGMTDAMLDWQTARFLELADGPTDRYVVTVRPEQVVEIAFDGVQGSTRYPGGMALRFARVVRYRDDKSPAEADTIDTVRAFYERA